The Colletotrichum higginsianum IMI 349063 chromosome 2, whole genome shotgun sequence genome has a segment encoding these proteins:
- a CDS encoding RNase H domain-containing protein encodes MAMPDIDYMDLPNGKTITVCALHKQVVCGQCCLDLSFDVDSDGDNISDDEEIFGTYGNLPIPRDVTFSQVANSKYGRRTAGDEGVAPSGEEEDHGFFPGPIDFSRMAGAPDRTEPSGDVFPTVFQHPKKSSMRPQDLFPARDTRFHNRYNRFEMLIYTDGACLENGAADARGGCGFVFGPRLETAPGRVAFKLEDRGPDGQVYRHTSNRAELRAAVGALRFRRWYGESFKSIVIATDSTYVVDGATDWARGWCRKEWRLSNGQPVKNRDLWVSLLLEAEKLHDNGMTVHFWRIPREWNHEADSAAKDAAENDPPVDKFVHMIGVGTRFM; translated from the coding sequence atggCTATGCCCGACATCGACTACATGGACCTGCCCAATGGGAAGACCATTACTGTCTGCGCACTCCACAAGCAGGTTGTCTGCGGACAGTGCTGCCTTGACCTCAGCTTCGACGtcgacagcgacggcgatAACATCTCTGACGACGAAGAGATCTTCGGCACGTACGGCAATCTCCCGATCCCCCGCGACGTCACCTTCAGTCAGGTTGCCAACAGCAAGTACGGACGCCGAACGGCCGGGGACGAAGGCGTGGCGCCatccggggaggaggaggaccaCGGCTTCTTCCCCGGCCCCATCGACTTCAGCCGCATGGCAGGTGCTCCCGATAGAACGGAGCCCTCGGGCGATGTGTTCCCGACGGTTTTCCAGCACCCGAAGAAGTCGTCGATGAGACCGCAGGACTTATTCCCGGCGCGTGACACGCGCTTCCACAACCGCTACAACAGGTTCGAGATGCTGATCTACACCGACGGGGCGTGCCTCGAGAACGGGGCGGCCGACGCTCGCGGGGGCTgcggcttcgtcttcggACCTCGGTTGGAGACGGCCCCCGGCCGCGTCGCCTTCAAGCTCGAGGATCGCGGGCCCGACGGGCAGGTCTATCGGCACACCAGTAACCGCGCCGAGCTCCGTGCCGCCGTGGGCGCACTGCGATTCCGGCGATGGTACGGCGAGAGCTTCAAGAGCATAGTCATCGCCACAGACTCAACCTACGTTGTCGACGGGGCCACCGACTGGGCTCGCGGCTGGTGCCGCAAGGAGTGGAGGCTGAGCAACGGCCAGCCCGTCAAGAACCGCGACCTCTGGGTGTCCCTcttgctcgaggccgagaagctgcacGACAACGGCATGACCGTGCACTTCTGGAGGATCCCCCGGGAGTGGAACCACGAAGCCGACagcgccgccaaggacgcGGCCGAGAACGACCCGCCCGTCGACAAGTTTGTCCATATGATTGGCGTCGGCACCAGGTTTATGTGA
- a CDS encoding RNase H domain-containing protein has translation MTWPQEIDHMELSNGRSMTVCALHQLVTCGKCCVDFRFDNSDDEHTADEDLGVVKSAKHTPEAHVYGFRAVMPELAKPKAPNIVIEIPEKTKHFGTVFGQRKKKPMSLVELFPASSCVRVKPNVKRCMDRYDSLECLIYTDGACFDNGAADARGGSGIFFKPTYISDQSGSAAFKLEDRGPDGKAYRHMSNRAELRAIIAALRYRAWQSEGSRASSSPRIRPTSSTARRKAWHLSTGEPVKNRDLWEALLPDVEKLHDRGPHVRLWRILRKFNHIADRAAKGAAAILMTTDNFTDVFGDHV, from the exons ATGACCTGGCCACAGGAGATCGACCACATGGAGCTGTCCAACGGGCGAAGCATGACTGTCTGCGCGCTTCACCAGCTGGTGACCTGCGGCAAATGCTGTGTCGACTTTAGATTCGACAACTCGGACGATGAGcacaccgccgacgaggacttGGGCGTGGTCAAATCCGCCAAACACACTCCTGAGGCCCATGTTTATGGTTTCCGTGCAGTGATGCCCGAACTCGCCAAACCCAAGGCCCCGAACATTGTCATCGAGATCCCCGAGAAGACCAAGCACTTCGGCACCGT ATTCGGccagaggaagaagaagcccatGTCGCTCGTTGAACTCTTCCCCGCCAGCAGCTGCGTCCGGGTCAAACCCAACGTCAAGCGCTGCATGGATCGCTACGATAGCCTCGAGTGTCTGATCTACACGGACGGCGCCTGCTtcgacaacggcgccgccgacgcccgcgGCGGAAGCGGCATCTTTTTCAAACCGACTTACATCAGCGATCAGAGTGGCAGTGCCGCTTTCAAGCTCGAGGACCGCGGCCCTGATGGCAAAGCCTACCGCCACATGAGCAACCGCGCCGAGCTGCGCGCCATCATCGCGGCGCTCCGTTACCGGGCGTGGCAGAGCGAGGGTTCAAGagcgtcgtcatcgccacgGATTCGACCTACGTCGTCCACGGCGCGACG GAAGGCCTGGCACTTGTCGACTGGCGAGCCCGTCAAGAACCGCGACCTCTGGGAGGCGTTGCTCCCagacgtcgagaagctgcaCGACCGTGGCCCCCACGTCCGCTTGTGGCGGATCCTGCGCAAGTTCAACCACATCGCCGACAGGGCCGCCAAGGGCGCGGCCGCCATCCTTATGACGACGGACAACTTTACCGATGTCTTTGGCGACCATGTGTAG